Below is a window of Solanum stenotomum isolate F172 chromosome 7, ASM1918654v1, whole genome shotgun sequence DNA.
gtttgtgtgtATAAAGCgatagaaaattgtatatatacgtACCTTTTCGTTCCcttctctcccctctcccagatctcgctcgccactcttactcacctctctcactttatacaaacacaagtgtataaattgcgtttgtgtttgtataaagcgagagaaattgtatatataaatacgaatacatatattttcgtcctatacacttatgattatataaatacagatcttcccatgctcatttttcttttgtctttctctctttctcgctttatacaaacacatactccctccgtccctatttagttgtccactttagaaatgacacacagattaagacaacaatgattagcatagtaaagttacaattttacccttatagtacaatttacaattccaaaataaattaactcAAGATAAATAATCACTGTTGAGAagttcataagtttatttactttatttatgacaactttatttaaataagggtataataggaaaaatattattgttctttcttgatttgtcaaaatggacaactaaataaggacaactaaaagaggaaatatggacaactaaatagggacggagggagtattatacaattgattcttttgtatatgtataccgaaactgACAGAGGCGTATCcatgattttgagatgatgggtgcactattataaaaaggttaatctatgatataaatttgatcggttcgACATTTAGGTTTTTACTAGTGAAAAccgttaaattttttaaaattataggtctaaacttaactcttatatatatatatatatatacataccaattaccacttagagaagtgttatctaattttagaaagaaaaataaaataagataaatataaaattcaaatttctagcCTTGCGGAGCGAAGTGCACCCAGTCATAATCACATTATGTGATACTTCAAGTGTGGGTTTACACATctataattcaatatttttttaaaatataacactactatatatgatctcggGAGGGaaccatgggttcacgtgaacccagtGACTCCCCTTAGATACGCCTCTGccgaaacagattatacaattgcttcttttgtatatgtataacaaaatatacatattaatagtcatagcaaacataaagtttgttatgtagcacaattatacaaactataactataacatacaaatataatttttatatttgttatacGTGAAAGTTGCTCTACTAAATATCACTTCTAAATTCACAATTTAACACCATTTCACTTTGTAATAATATCTTTCATGAGTTTTTCATTTCTAagtttataatataaaattaccTAAACCGTTTTTTTACgttgatataatttttatcaagtttattatattatcaaaaattaaatgaaataaatgacacGAATATTCCCTCCACCGCTCAAACTTAATCCCTTTTAACGGCATCTTCCCACCCTACATTTCCCGTCAAATCCCCAACCTCCAGCGTTAGGAACTCCGTCACTATCACCGTTTTAAGTCCCACAACACCCAATAAAAATCCTCCACGTGTCCAAGTATTTATAATATTCGCTTCTAATTTAGAATCTTCCCtcttcagaaaaaaaaaacaaaaaataaaagatgaaacgTAAGAATtatgcaatatatttttttaaagctcTGAGCTGTttaataaagctttaaaatggCAGTGTTTTAAGAGCgggaagaaggagaagaacGCGTTTTACACCTTCATTACTCAACTTTCTAGGGTttattctctctctttttttttcttctataaatacTCTTTCTCGGTTTGCCGTTGTTCATACGCTTTGTTTTGTAGATCTGAGCTGTGTGCTTCCACCGACGGTCTTCGTTTCCTCCTTCGTTTGCTTCAGGTATCGATTGTTTGCTTTAATGCGTTTTCTGTTCAATGTGCTAGTGATTTTTCGGAAAATGTGTTTGATGATCTTCATTTTACTCGTTTCAGCCATTCATttctgtttttttgtttttgttttgtagtAATGTTTTTAGGGATCGGTTACATTTTCTGCAGTTTTTGCTGATATGATTGGTTTTTGTTTGGATGGAGTGATGTTTTTgtagttagaacttaatttcCTTGttcatttcccttttttttttttttgaagttttttggttgaaaacgATTTTGTTTCTTCAGGTGAGGATCGCTTTCTTCATGGCATTTTTTTCTCTACTTTTAACTGATATATAGTGTATTTGTTTCGTTTTCGCtctgtttttttgtttgtttgaatgTCTCTGCAGTAAATGCGTTTAAGCACATGAATTCTATTGTGTTCCATGTTTTCTGCTTCCGTTTGGTTCTGCTTTGCTTTCTGCACGTATTTCATGAATTCATGAACGGAAATATTGGGAGTGATTTTCGGCATGTTTATAGATTTCTGAGGAGTCAATCTTTTGGACTTCGTGGTCGTTATTGACTCTACTTAACTGGAATTACTGGCAATTGTTCTGTTTGTTTCATCTGAAGCTTACTACTTGTAAAGTCCTTACTGAGAGCttttgttcaattatatgtAGGCATCTACCTAGCAGGTTTCTGATTTTGTAATTCCAGCAATCAGTATTGCATAGCTAGAGCTAAAACGAGATAGATTGTACATATAGACAGCATGGCAAATTATAACCTCCATGTCAAATGTATATTGTATTCTTACATTATCTGTTAGAATAAGgtctttttatttgttcacaGGAAGATAATAATTTTTGATAGTATAGAAATATAAatcatgacttatattttctGTATGGttaagttttgtttgtttcattCTGAGTGTGGGTCATTggtatataaatatacatatatttcttACCCGTTGTTTTGTTGGACAACTTTATTTGATGTCTCTACTCCGAAAGCtatcattttcttttcctaTACCTATGGAGATTCTTACGTGCTACTAATACCTTGATGTCCAGCTAGCAATTATGGTTCCACCTATCGAAactcaagtcaagtctccagtGTCTCAGAAGTTCTCCATTCCACCTCTTAATGAAAGAATACTCTCTTCTATGACACGGAGATCAGTTGCAGCTCATCCTTGGCATGATCTTGAGATAGgtattttataaattctgtaAAGGGAAACACCATTCCTCACAGTTGTGcgtgcaaaaaaataaatggcTCCTTGAATATTCTTCATGAGCTAAAATTTGTGTTTTGCTGCAGGACCTGATGCTCCACAGATTTTTAATGTGGTAAGGGATCTTTAAAACTTTCGAACTGATATTTAATATGGTTGAGCCTTCATATTGGTTATACGAATAAGGCAATTTATGCTTCATGTATATGCTGAATAATATTTAGCTTAGGTGATAATTGATATCAGGTCTAAAACATATTGTaaatcttcaaaattttaatgagCAAGCATGATTGATTTTCTAGGCCGACTCTCTAATTTCATGTTAGATAGCTTAGATCAGCTGCTGCCAAAATTGGAGTCTTCGGTCTGGCTTTATGCTAACTTTTTTAAGTTAAGAGGTGCTTTACTTCTTGATAGTAATCTGTAAGTTCTTCATCGTGTAAAGTGGATTTTTCACCTAGGTACCTTGGGACTTACCAGAGGCTAATATATGGTTGAAGTTATTTATGTTACCACATACTTGGTTGAGATGTTTTTGTATGTTAACCTACCAATTGGTTGGTGCAGGTGATTGAGATCAGTAAGGGGAGCAAGGTGAAGTATGAACTTGACAAAAAAACTGGACTGATCAAGGTATAAGTGGTATATCTTGAAACAagtaaaattgtgaaattttagcTGAGTGACCTGAAACGCTGTTTCATTATTCCAGGTTGATCGTGTTCTTTACTCATCAGTTGTATACCCCCATAACTATGGGTTCATCCCTCGTACACTCTGTGAAGACAGTGACCCTCTGGATGTCTTAGTCATCATGCAGGTGAGCTGATAATCCTTTCACATTGTCCTGATAAACAACACACTTGCGGATATTTGCTGATAGTTGAACTGCAGCTAAGGGTCTAAGAACTTACCTATAACTTACATGTTTGTGTGTACGCAAGGGATGGACAAGATATAGTTAGGTCGTAACTTACCCAATCCACTCTTTTAACTTCCAAACCTATATCTACTACTACTTAAAAACGGTGCTGGATACAGAAAAGTTGATCTGGTTCTGGTGTTAGGTCTTATTATAGGCATATGTGATCTCAGTTATTGCTCTAAATTATGTGGACATTCTATTACCCTGTATATAACCTATTGACTTCtgtattatgtctttttttctATATGCTATAAAACTGTTGTTTTTTCTTAAGAAGCCATCCTACAATAGTTTGCCAGTGCTGTGCATGGGTGTCAAGGAAGTGGACAATTTAACCATTTGTGGCCTTTGCAATGCATATGTTTGACAGATTAAAGAAATTATTAGTATTGTGGCTTTTACCTCTATGAACTgtgcttttttattttatttttttaaaaaagggatGCCTATCAACAGTTATTTATTCTCTCGATTCTTACCATACTAATTTACAGGAACCTATTCTTCCGGGTTGCTTTCTCAGAGCTAAAGCAATTGGTGTTATGCCCATGATTGATCAGGTACTTATCTATGGTTAGAAGTAAATGTTGTGTCCCCAATCTTCCATGTATTAACTCTAGTCATAACACAGGGAGAAAAGGACGACAAGATAATTGCTGTCTGTGCTGACGATCCTGAATATAAGCACTATGCTGATATCAATGAGCTGCCACCCCATCGTTTGGCTGAGATCCGTCGCTTCTTTGAGGACTGTATCCTTTTCCAAAATCACAAATCTTAAGAGCAGCATGTATTTTAATTTCAGATGTTTATGAATTATCATTATTACGCTCATTTACTGTTTAGTGTGTGCAagcatgaatatgaacttaagtatATGGTTTGGTCCTTGATAATGTATCAGACAAGAAAAATGAGAACAAGGAGGTTGCTGTTAATGACTTTCTTCCATCCGACAAAGCCTTTGAAGCCGTCCAGCATTCCCAGTAAGTAACACCTACCATCATTTCAAACATTACCAGAAGTTCAATATTTCTCCCTTCTGCAGTATGTTATGTTAACGAGAATTCATATTATGTTCAGCTGCTTACGtatagtgtattttttttctcaggGATCTGTATGCAGACTACATTGTGGAGAGCCTGAGGAGATGATAGACTTTCCATCTTCCTCAAGTCGTGAATGACCGTCAACATTACATTTCTCATACTAATATACCATATAGTAGTGCTTCTCTAATATTTCGTCTACTTGTACTGCTAAGCACAGTTATATACCATGTTGCATGAGCATATAACAtgctatatataatatatactcatatatacaatatgcttgttttatctACTGTATGGGAAATTACTCTTCCATACAGTACATGATGATGACGAAAAGGAAACTTCACGTTTCCCCTGGTCAAATTTTGTATGATTTGAACTATCTCTTATTTGTCCGGTTTATGAAATGGATTATAAATGAAGTTAAGTTTGTATGCACTCTGTTCTGTTCCTTGAGTTTAATGGCGTCTATTTGATCTGTCCAAACTTGGTACTCAGTAGTTGTGAAGTTTATTCGGTTTGTATTATTAATGaattatggagcgcaattatgcgaactatagctataacatataaatatgatttttatgtttgctataggTGAAAGTTGTTCTATTTTTAATCATCTAGGAGAATTCACTTTTTTCATAATAGAGCTCAGCTTTTATCGTCCAAGGGAAATCATGAAGTTCTGTGTTGAAAATCGATTGAAGGGGATAAttcagttggtttggagggtggTCATCCGATACCCCTCAATGCCTTCTAAATCGAGTCTATCGCATAGAGTTTACCTCTAGTGTAGTTTACATCTCATTTGTAGTTTGCAGGTTGGGTTATCCCCTTGAGAAATagtaattgaaatgaaaaagattATGACAAATATGGTAGAAACCTGACAAATCATCATATATGGTAGTCATTATAGATGAAAT
It encodes the following:
- the LOC125871574 gene encoding soluble inorganic pyrophosphatase 4, with the protein product MVPPIETQVKSPVSQKFSIPPLNERILSSMTRRSVAAHPWHDLEIGPDAPQIFNVVIEISKGSKVKYELDKKTGLIKVDRVLYSSVVYPHNYGFIPRTLCEDSDPLDVLVIMQEPILPGCFLRAKAIGVMPMIDQGEKDDKIIAVCADDPEYKHYADINELPPHRLAEIRRFFEDYKKNENKEVAVNDFLPSDKAFEAVQHSQDLYADYIVESLRR